One segment of Clostridium ljungdahlii DSM 13528 DNA contains the following:
- a CDS encoding Ig-like domain-containing protein, whose amino-acid sequence MKKIWKKVSFVMMLIFTLMIFAPYTVMADTQVVSTPVKVVVDVQLTAADKIFVPSSEPIYETDDCLKTTAAFKIVPESDKDDDLISKYNVTATYDGSVYFSAPTIGDVPIHIDSSKIKINYNSNEDYQFVLGKVLSSTAKLLDNGAAGPTQDEQKQQIEDAKKAEDILYTKLGTSLGIAGDVPEFSWGGDKSADQEKEGTVTFSDEDWGIFSSARSGYKGIRAGYYDDWFKSIQTGLQKMKDAGITARDVKMTEWEKLVLAITAIGYDPRDIKAYDLIDIISNKENMKASNEYFTPQYAIYALTSRNYIDLIPNDGKHITKDDLDGYIHEWAKGALGSKGADGSAVIGNTTPDMWTMQLQPIAAYYNPNAKEGDEYYDVKQAMDHVFAQFSNAQTYKGSFWGGSVDLDGSIDLNNAWTNAQVYMTLGMAHANIFDKMYIKDGKTILDGVLERFDVKNGTTDFDNSSYEPAQICRGIDSLVRAAEGRVSIFDCTDVKDSTVPVNNAIAALPDVYKITSADKEKVDAARAAYDKLSDVKKASIKQETINKLTDAEKKLSQSQPVKVTGIGLDKTSADLMKGDTLQLTAAITPKYATNTKIDWSSSDPTVASVDENGKVAALKKGTAVITAVSEDNRDAKAQCTITIKENLSVTGITFDKTSVKLIPKAALQLTPTITPNDATNQKVDWSSSDPTVAAVDKSGKVTAIKVGTAAITANTEDGNKTASCAVTVVDGQGAIVINNVKLKNKLALAAGKDSDYEGYFTPDDLASIKGTIDLSNLDITDSDMDVMKYLKGVSAINLSDNKDLTNSSFKKLKFDWIIPKGLDFSGCTGMKDIKNNMFAFASSKLTSIKLPVGISSIPTSCFSNSKLLASVEISNTVKSVGNLAFSGCTSLAYMKIPGSVTQLGSGCFSGCTNLSVLDLTDTSLTKDNIKDTKCPDSTMIICGKNVKLSPGQISIKIGGVQKIANEIPSGKSVLWGSTDANVVKVSSEGVITGVNPGTAYIYAKTDDDSYGGVCTVTVTKDTPPQPVSVTGISLDRTSASMAEGDTLQLTAAVTPQDATNKKVDWSSSDKTIAAVDENGKVTAVKSGAAAITAVSEDNNDAKAQCTVTVMGNNMPKPIQITNLTKDSSFKLGNDVKVSVKAENNSGKDQDASLLVALYDEGGKFINYVCGKQTIKNGDSSILTGIMKLPEEGIYKLKAFIWDSLENMNPLSDIIDIPVQSNK is encoded by the coding sequence ATGAAAAAGATATGGAAAAAGGTCAGTTTTGTTATGATGCTTATATTTACCTTAATGATATTTGCACCATACACGGTTATGGCAGATACTCAAGTAGTATCAACTCCAGTAAAGGTAGTTGTTGATGTACAGCTAACAGCTGCTGACAAAATATTTGTACCTAGTTCTGAACCTATTTACGAGACAGATGACTGTCTTAAAACAACGGCAGCTTTTAAAATAGTTCCAGAGTCTGATAAAGATGATGATTTAATAAGTAAGTATAATGTTACTGCCACTTATGATGGAAGTGTATATTTTAGTGCGCCAACTATTGGAGATGTACCTATACATATTGACTCAAGTAAGATTAAGATAAATTATAATTCAAATGAAGATTATCAGTTTGTACTTGGTAAGGTTCTGTCGTCAACTGCTAAACTCCTTGATAATGGTGCAGCGGGACCTACACAAGATGAACAAAAACAGCAGATTGAAGATGCAAAAAAGGCAGAAGATATTCTTTATACCAAATTAGGCACCAGCCTAGGTATTGCAGGAGATGTACCTGAATTTAGCTGGGGTGGAGACAAATCTGCAGATCAAGAAAAAGAAGGAACTGTTACTTTTTCAGATGAGGACTGGGGAATATTTTCATCGGCCCGTTCTGGCTATAAGGGAATAAGAGCAGGATATTATGATGACTGGTTTAAGAGTATACAGACAGGCTTGCAGAAAATGAAAGATGCAGGTATAACTGCCCGGGATGTAAAAATGACGGAATGGGAGAAATTAGTTTTAGCAATTACTGCTATAGGTTATGATCCAAGGGATATAAAAGCTTATGATTTAATAGACATAATTTCAAATAAGGAGAATATGAAAGCATCGAATGAATATTTTACACCGCAGTATGCAATTTATGCATTAACTTCTCGTAATTATATTGATCTTATTCCTAATGATGGAAAGCACATTACTAAAGATGATTTAGACGGATATATACATGAATGGGCCAAGGGTGCACTTGGGTCAAAAGGTGCTGATGGGTCAGCAGTAATAGGAAATACTACTCCCGATATGTGGACTATGCAATTACAACCAATAGCAGCTTATTATAATCCAAATGCAAAAGAAGGAGACGAGTACTACGATGTAAAGCAGGCTATGGATCATGTATTTGCACAGTTTTCAAATGCCCAGACTTATAAGGGATCTTTCTGGGGCGGCAGCGTAGATCTTGATGGCTCAATTGATTTAAATAATGCCTGGACCAATGCTCAGGTGTATATGACACTTGGAATGGCACATGCCAATATTTTTGACAAGATGTATATAAAAGACGGTAAAACTATTTTAGATGGTGTACTTGAAAGATTTGATGTTAAAAATGGTACTACTGATTTTGATAATTCATCTTATGAACCTGCACAAATATGTAGGGGAATAGATTCGCTTGTACGTGCAGCTGAAGGCAGAGTCTCGATTTTTGACTGCACAGATGTCAAAGATTCTACAGTCCCTGTAAACAATGCCATAGCAGCACTGCCGGATGTATATAAAATTACTTCAGCTGATAAGGAAAAAGTTGATGCTGCAAGAGCTGCATATGATAAATTAAGTGATGTTAAAAAAGCTTCAATAAAACAGGAAACAATAAATAAATTGACTGATGCAGAGAAAAAACTGTCACAATCACAGCCAGTAAAAGTAACAGGAATAGGTCTTGATAAAACGAGTGCAGATCTAATGAAAGGAGATACACTGCAGCTTACAGCGGCTATAACGCCTAAATATGCAACTAATACAAAAATAGATTGGTCAAGCAGTGACCCTACAGTAGCATCAGTGGACGAAAATGGAAAGGTAGCAGCATTAAAAAAAGGAACAGCCGTAATAACAGCCGTATCTGAAGACAACAGGGATGCAAAAGCACAATGCACAATAACAATAAAAGAAAATTTAAGTGTAACGGGAATAACTTTCGACAAAACAAGTGTTAAGTTGATACCAAAAGCTGCATTGCAGCTTACGCCAACCATAACACCAAACGATGCAACTAACCAAAAGGTGGATTGGTCAAGCAGTGATCCTACAGTAGCAGCGGTAGATAAAAGTGGAAAAGTAACGGCAATAAAAGTAGGAACAGCAGCTATAACGGCAAATACTGAAGATGGAAATAAAACGGCATCTTGTGCTGTAACAGTTGTTGATGGTCAAGGAGCTATTGTTATTAATAATGTAAAGTTGAAAAACAAACTTGCCCTAGCAGCAGGAAAAGACAGTGACTATGAGGGATATTTCACACCGGATGATCTAGCATCTATAAAAGGAACTATTGACCTTTCAAATTTAGATATTACCGATAGTGATATGGATGTAATGAAATATCTTAAAGGAGTATCAGCTATAAACCTGTCGGATAACAAAGATTTAACAAACAGTAGTTTTAAAAAACTTAAATTTGACTGGATAATACCAAAGGGTTTGGACTTTAGTGGATGTACAGGTATGAAAGACATAAAAAATAATATGTTTGCATTTGCTTCTAGTAAACTGACTTCTATAAAATTACCTGTAGGAATATCAAGTATTCCTACTTCATGTTTTTCAAATAGTAAACTTTTAGCTTCTGTAGAAATTTCAAATACGGTTAAAAGTGTAGGAAACTTAGCTTTCAGTGGCTGCACGTCACTGGCATATATGAAAATACCAGGTAGTGTAACACAATTAGGGAGTGGTTGTTTTTCAGGTTGTACCAATCTTTCTGTATTAGATTTAACAGATACAAGTTTAACTAAGGATAATATTAAAGATACAAAATGTCCTGATTCTACCATGATAATTTGTGGTAAAAATGTTAAACTATCACCTGGTCAAATATCAATAAAAATAGGTGGAGTTCAAAAAATTGCAAATGAAATTCCATCGGGTAAAAGTGTCCTATGGGGAAGCACTGATGCAAATGTGGTTAAAGTTTCAAGTGAAGGTGTAATAACAGGAGTTAATCCAGGAACGGCATATATTTATGCAAAAACAGATGATGATAGTTATGGGGGAGTTTGTACTGTAACAGTAACTAAGGATACACCGCCACAGCCAGTAAGCGTAACAGGTATAAGTCTTGACAGGACAAGTGCAAGTATGGCAGAAGGAGATACACTTCAGCTTACGGCAGCTGTAACGCCACAAGATGCAACAAATAAAAAGGTAGACTGGTCAAGTAGTGATAAAACTATAGCAGCAGTAGATGAAAATGGAAAGGTAACAGCGGTAAAGTCAGGAGCAGCAGCAATAACAGCAGTGTCTGAAGACAACAATGATGCAAAGGCACAGTGTACAGTTACTGTTATGGGAAATAATATGCCAAAACCAATACAGATAACTAATTTGACAAAGGACAGTTCATTTAAATTGGGCAATGATGTAAAAGTATCTGTAAAAGCAGAAAATAATTCCGGTAAAGACCAGGATGCATCTCTATTAGTGGCACTATATGATGAGGGTGGTAAATTCATCAACTATGTATGCGGTAAGCAGACAATAAAAAATGGAGATTCATCTATTTTGACAGGTATAATGAAGCTCCCAGAAGAGGGAATATATAAATTGAAGGCATTTATATGGGACAGCCTTGAAAATATGAATCCCCTTTCAGATATTATAGACATACCTGTTCAGTCAAATAAATAA
- a CDS encoding AP2 domain-containing protein: MNRFKDLTGKKFGRLTVMSVANKRYKDRGVIWNCLCDCGNKVKVRERHLIDGGTRSCGCLMIEHTKIIQVKATNVDRFKGTKIGQLTRKISSSNSSGYKGINWDKKRRKWRVRLTLAGKEKHLGYFDKLKDAIDCRKKAEEKYFKPIIEEYKKSL, translated from the coding sequence GTGAACAGATTTAAAGACTTAACAGGAAAGAAATTTGGACGTTTAACAGTTATGTCTGTTGCAAATAAAAGATATAAAGATAGGGGTGTTATTTGGAATTGCTTATGTGACTGTGGAAATAAAGTAAAAGTTAGAGAAAGACATTTAATAGATGGCGGAACCAGAAGTTGTGGATGTTTGATGATAGAACATACTAAAATTATCCAGGTTAAAGCAACTAATGTAGATAGATTTAAAGGAACAAAAATTGGACAATTAACACGTAAAATTTCTTCTAGTAATTCTAGTGGTTACAAAGGCATTAATTGGGATAAAAAAAGAAGAAAATGGAGAGTACGTTTAACTCTTGCAGGAAAAGAAAAACATTTGGGATATTTTGATAAATTGAAAGATGCAATAGACTGTAGAAAAAAGGCTGAGGAAAAATATTTTAAGCCTATAATTGAGGAATACAAAAAGTCCCTTTAA
- a CDS encoding Ig-like domain-containing protein — protein MKNIREKYISIFITFMMIVSMIGINVGSVFADENSNDINVNVAVLGMYNENLFSPQQIKVKENATAEDVLKATGLNVEIKDTGMVDSIAGQKNGTDDGNYGSQSGWMYKVNYTTPQNYPKSQSVKDGDYLLFFYAKNYDDLLPSYDSTQNDFVNVTVKSIQKDNNFSEQVTALNNNSINAAIMEGLKKHGQDFDKSSLSQGALMSKDDTQFWSYILNGDNSTYNQKDTQLKDGDTITTLKDDGQGIKEVESIALDKTEANLTEGDMLQLTAAVTPEDATDTKVDWSSSDSTVAAVDENGKVTALEAGTAAITAAAEDGNKVATCNVTVSKKSATKVSITIKGYKGNSILSKNIEISDNLKILDVVKKALDDNKIAYDSNTMFVQQFHRPVTYIKTIDGESEGDRGGTSAWKYSINDGSFFSIDSMSQDIVKDKDKINIIFAGDSSNPTPFRDIDSISLDKAQLNLNLGDTQNLTATTAPKEATEPLNWTSSDESVAVVDGDGKVTAVKAGTVTITASGKYNKDIKAECTVNVSEKSQINVTGVTLDKTSASLTEGKTLQLTAAVTPDNAVNKKVDWSSSDPTVAKVDENGKVTALKAGTAAITATTEDGNKTAACDVTVIAKPIPQPPQPQPVRVTGISLDKTSANMAEGDTLQLTAVILPKDAANTKVDWSSSDPKVAAVDGNGKVTAIKAGTAVITAVSEDNRSVEVQCIVTVANIPKPIQITNLTKDSSFKLGEDAKISAKAENNSGKDQDESLIVALYDESGKFINYICSKQTIKNGYSSILTGIMKLPEEGIYKLKAFVWDSIENMNPLSDIIDIPVQSNK, from the coding sequence ATGAAAAACATCAGAGAAAAATATATATCTATATTCATAACCTTTATGATGATAGTGAGTATGATAGGAATAAATGTAGGAAGTGTTTTTGCAGATGAAAATAGTAATGATATAAATGTTAATGTAGCAGTATTAGGAATGTATAATGAAAATCTTTTCAGTCCGCAGCAAATTAAAGTAAAAGAAAATGCCACTGCTGAAGATGTATTGAAAGCTACAGGATTAAATGTAGAAATTAAAGACACCGGAATGGTAGATAGCATAGCTGGACAAAAAAATGGCACTGATGATGGTAATTATGGATCTCAAAGTGGATGGATGTATAAAGTTAATTATACAACGCCTCAAAATTATCCTAAATCTCAAAGTGTAAAAGATGGAGATTATCTATTATTTTTTTATGCTAAAAATTATGATGATTTATTGCCTAGTTATGACTCAACTCAAAATGATTTTGTAAATGTGACCGTAAAAAGTATACAAAAGGATAATAATTTTAGTGAACAGGTTACTGCATTGAATAATAATTCTATTAATGCTGCAATCATGGAAGGTTTAAAAAAGCATGGACAAGATTTTGATAAATCTTCTTTGTCACAAGGAGCTTTAATGTCAAAAGATGATACGCAGTTTTGGAGTTACATTTTAAATGGTGACAACAGTACTTATAATCAAAAGGATACACAACTAAAGGATGGAGATACAATAACAACACTTAAAGATGACGGTCAGGGCATAAAAGAAGTAGAGTCTATAGCTTTAGATAAAACGGAAGCTAACTTGACAGAAGGAGATATGCTGCAGCTTACAGCAGCTGTAACGCCAGAGGATGCAACTGATACGAAAGTAGATTGGTCAAGCAGTGATTCTACTGTAGCAGCAGTAGATGAAAATGGAAAGGTAACGGCATTAGAGGCAGGAACTGCAGCAATAACGGCAGCTGCAGAAGATGGAAACAAAGTGGCAACCTGCAATGTGACAGTTTCAAAAAAATCAGCCACCAAGGTGTCAATAACTATTAAAGGATATAAAGGAAATAGTATATTAAGTAAAAATATTGAAATAAGTGATAATTTAAAAATCTTGGATGTAGTAAAGAAAGCCTTAGATGATAACAAGATAGCATATGATTCTAATACTATGTTTGTTCAACAATTCCATAGACCTGTGACGTATATTAAAACTATAGATGGTGAGTCAGAAGGAGATAGGGGAGGAACTAGTGCTTGGAAATATAGTATAAATGATGGAAGTTTCTTTAGTATAGATAGCATGTCACAGGATATTGTGAAGGATAAAGATAAAATAAATATTATATTTGCAGGTGATTCTTCAAATCCAACTCCATTCAGAGATATAGATTCGATTAGTTTAGATAAGGCACAATTGAATCTAAATTTAGGCGATACACAAAATCTTACAGCAACTACAGCACCCAAAGAAGCAACAGAACCATTAAATTGGACGAGTAGTGATGAGAGCGTAGCAGTGGTAGATGGAGATGGAAAAGTAACGGCAGTAAAAGCAGGGACAGTAACTATAACAGCATCAGGTAAATATAATAAAGATATTAAAGCTGAATGTACGGTTAATGTTAGTGAAAAATCTCAAATTAATGTAACTGGAGTTACATTAGACAAGACAAGTGCAAGCCTGACAGAAGGAAAAACACTGCAGCTCACAGCAGCTGTAACGCCGGATAATGCAGTAAATAAAAAAGTAGATTGGTCAAGCAGTGACCCTACGGTGGCTAAAGTAGATGAAAATGGAAAGGTAACGGCATTAAAGGCAGGAACTGCAGCAATAACTGCGACTACAGAAGATGGAAATAAAACAGCAGCTTGTGATGTAACAGTTATTGCTAAACCTATACCACAGCCGCCTCAGCCTCAACCGGTAAGAGTAACAGGAATAAGTCTTGATAAGACAAGTGCAAACATGGCAGAAGGAGATACACTGCAGCTCACAGCAGTAATATTACCAAAAGATGCAGCAAATACAAAGGTAGATTGGTCAAGCAGTGACCCGAAAGTAGCAGCAGTAGATGGAAACGGAAAGGTAACAGCAATAAAGGCAGGAACAGCAGTAATAACAGCAGTATCCGAAGACAACAGAAGTGTAGAGGTGCAGTGTATAGTTACAGTAGCCAACATACCAAAACCAATACAGATAACTAACCTTACAAAGGACAGTTCATTTAAATTAGGCGAGGATGCAAAAATATCTGCAAAGGCAGAAAATAATTCAGGTAAAGACCAGGATGAATCGCTTATAGTAGCACTATATGATGAGAGCGGTAAATTCATTAATTATATATGTAGCAAGCAGACAATAAAAAATGGATATTCATCTATTTTGACAGGTATTATGAAACTTCCAGAAGAGGGAATATATAAATTGAAAGCATTTGTATGGGACAGCATTGAAAATATGAATCCACTTTCAGATATTATAGATATACCTGTCCAGTCAAATAAATAA